DNA from Gracilinanus agilis isolate LMUSP501 chromosome 3, AgileGrace, whole genome shotgun sequence:
TGCCGGGGCAGTCAGGGGCACTAGGGCAGCCTGTGGCAACTGTGGCGCTAGAGTTGCTGGGGCAGCCTGTAGCATCAGAGCTGTCGGGGCAACCCACAGGAGCTGCAGCGCTAGAGTTGCCAGGGCAGCCTGTGGCAACTGTGGCGCTAGAGATGTCGAGTCATTCTGTGATGACATCATCGGATCTGTCAACGATGACCGTTTCACAATCCATGGAGGTGCCTTCAACGACAGCGCTGGAATCATACAGTACAGTAGCACAGGAGCTACCTACTACATTAGTGGGGGATACATCTGTAACAGTATCAGTGGATCCCCTGATGACCCCCGAGTCCCATATGTTAGCTTCCAATACCATGGACTCCCAGATGTTAGCTTCCAATACCATGGACTCCCAGATGTTAGCTTCCAATACCATGGACTCCCAGATGCTAGCTTCCAATACCATGGACTCCCAGATGCTAGCTTCTAATACCATGGACTCCCAGATGTTAGCTTCCAACAGCATGGACTCCCAGATGTTAGCTTCCAACAGCATGGACTCCCAGATGTTAGCTTCCAACAGCATGGACTCCCAGATGTTAGCGACTAGCACCATGGACTCCCAGATGTTAGCGACTAGCACTATGGACTCCCAGATGTTAGCCTCCAGCACCATGGACTCCCAGATGTTAGCGACTAGTACCATGGACTCCCAGATGTTAGCCTCCAGCACCATGGACGCCCAGATGTTAGCCTCCAGTACTCCAGAGTCCTCTATGTTAGGTCCCAAGTCACCTGATCCCTACAGGTTAGCCCAAGATCCATACAGGTTAGCCCAGGATCCCTACAGGTTAGGTCATGACCCTTACAGATTAGGTCATGACCCGTATAGATTAGGACAGGACCCCTATAGGTTAGGTCATGATCCCTATAGGCTAGCTCCTGACCCCTATAGAATGTCACCCAGACCATATAGGATAGCACCAAGGCCATATAGAATAGCTCCCAGGCCTTATAGATTAGCACCCAGACCCCTAATGTTAGCATCTAGGCGCTCTATGATGATGTCATATGCTGCTGAACGCTCTATGATGTCATCCTATGCTGCTGAACGCTCTATGATGTCCTATGAACGTTCTATGATGTCACCAATGGCTGAGCGCTCTATGATGTCAGCCTATGAGCGCTCTATGATGTCAGCCTATGAGCGCTCTATGATGTCTCCCATGGCTGAGCGCTCTATGATGTCAGCCTATGAGCGTTCTATGATGGCTTATGAGCGTTCCATGATGTCTCCAATGGCTGAGAGGTCAATGATGTCCATGGGTGCTGACCGTTCTATGATGTCATCCTATTCTGACCGTTCCATGATGTCATCCTATTCTGACCGTTCCATGATGTCATCTTATACTGCTGACCGCTCAATGATGTCTATGACTGCTGATTCTTATGCTGATTCCTATACGGATTCATATACTGAGGCATATATGGTACCCCCCTTGCCACCTGAGGAGCCTCCTACCATGCCACCTTTGCCACCTGAGGAGCCCCCTATGACACCACCATTACCTCCTGAGGAGCCCCCTGAGGGACCATCATTACCTGTTGAGCAGTCAGCGCTACCTGTTGAAAATACATGGGCTACTGCTGGGACAGCATTACTTTCTGAAGAACCAGCATTGCCCCCTGAGCCTCCTGTGATGCAGACAGAGATTCCAGAGTCTACAATGTCTGATTATTCCGTAGGAGCAGCAGAGCCCTCCGTATTAACATCAGAGCCTGCTATAACTATTTCAGAGCCACCACCAGAGCCAGAATCCTCTATGACATCAACATCTTTAGAGTCTCATATGACACAAGAACATGCTATTATAGGGCCTCAGGCAGCTGTCCTACCTTCTGGTGCAGTGTCAGAAACTGCTATACCAACTGCAGAATCCACTGAGTCTCCTATTGTGACAGAATCAGTGGAAACTTTTGAGCCCGTTTTAGCATCTGGGCCTATCTCAGAACAGATGATATTTCTGTCAGAGGTGGCAGTCCCAGAACCATCAGATATGGCGGTCTCAGAGATGGCTGTCCCAGAACCAGCAGAAGTGGCAGTCCCAGAGCCAGCAGAGGCAATGATTCCAGAGCCAGCAGAGGTGGCAGTCCCAGGGTTGGCTGAGGTGGTGGTCCAGGGGCCGGCTGAGGTGGTGGTCCAGGGGCCGGCTGAGGTGGCGGTCCAGGGGCCGGCTGAGGTGGCGGTCCAGGGGTCAACTGAGGTGGCGTTCCAAGGGCCAGAAGAGGTGACTTACCAGGGACTGACTGAGGTGGCTTTCCAGGGGTCAACAGAGATGGCAGACCAGGGGTCGACAGAAGTGGCAGACCAGGGACTGACAGAGGTGACAGTCCAGGGACCAGCAGAAGTAATGTTCCAGGAACCAACCACAGTGGTGGTTCAGGAGTCGGCTATGGTAGTCCCAGAGCTGACTGCAGCACTCTCAGAGCCAGCCATGGCGGAGGTGGCCATACCAGAACCAACAGTTCTAGAGCCATCTGCAACAGTACCTGAAGGTACTTTAGTAGTTCCTGAGCCGATCCCAGTGATGATGGAGTCCACAGTCATGACTTTAGAACCTGTTATTAAAAGAACAGATATAGCCTCTTCTGCTGAGCCTAATCTTTCTCAACAGTTAGCCATACAGGAAATGTCCATTCAGTCAAGTGAAGAATCAAATAATGAAAAGAGGCAACTGGAGAGTCATTCTTATGAAAGCATACACCATGTAAATATAGTTTTGGATGTAAATAGTCCTTTAATTACAAAAGAGACAGAACATAACACTGTTTCTGCCACCAGCCCTGTTGTTAGTGAAATTGGTATGGAGAAATTTTTGCCTGGCAATGAGACTGATTTTAACACAGTGTTGACCACCTGCTCTAGTGAAGCTAATATAGTTGAAACCGTTTCTACCACTAGTTCCCATATTCATGAACTTGATGTAAAGGGAACTACTAAGGAGATTGAACTTTATGCAGCTTCTGTTACCAGCTCAGTAATTAAGGCTGATATTGAGGGACCGTTACCCACTCAAGAGATTGAACATGACATGGTAATTTCAACTAGTCCTAGTGGTGGTAGTGAAGCTGATATTGAGGGACCTTTGCCTGCTAATGACATTCACCATGATATATTGTCTGCTAATAATCTACTTAGTAAGAATGATCCAGAAGCATCATTACCTGTAAAAGATAGTGAACATGATGTGGTAATTGCTATCAGCCATAAAGATGGTAGTAGTGAAGCAGAAAAAGAGACACCACTCCTAGTTAAAAATACTGAACACGAGTCTGTACCTGCTGCCAACATTTGTGATCTTAATGATGCAGATCTGGTGAGACCTTTACTTCCTAAGGATATGGAACGTGTCACAAACTTTAGGACTGATGTAGAGGGACCTTTGTCTGCAAGTGGAGTTGAACGGGACATAGTAACTACTGCCAGCCCTGTTGTTGTTAGCATACCTGAAAGAGCTTCAGAGTCTTCATCAGAAGAAAAGGATGATTACGAAATCTTTGTGAAAGTTAAGGACACAcatgacaaaagcaaaaaaactaaAAGCCGTGATAAAGGtgataaagagaggaaaagagattctTCGTTAAGATCTAGGAGTAAGCGCTCTAAATCTTCAGAACACAAATCACGTAGACGCACAAGTGAATCCCGTTCAAGAGCAAGAAAAAGATCATCAAAGTCTAAATCTCATCGATCCCAAACACGGTCACGGTCACGGTCACGACGCAGGAGGAGAAGCAGCAGATCAAGATCAAAGTCAAGAGGAAGGCGGTCTTTATCAAAAGAGAAACGTAAAAGGTCTCCGAAACACAGGTCCAAGtctagggaaaggaaaaggaaaagatctagCTCTAGAGATAATCGCAAAGTAGCCAGAGCTCGAAGTCGTACACCTAGTCGTCGCAGTAGAAGTCATACTCCTAGTCGAAGAAGAAGGTCTAGGTCTGTGGTCAGAAGAAGGAGCTTTAGCATTTCTCCTGTTCGCCGGAGCCGTACCCCTAGCCGCCGGAGCCGTACCCCCAGCCGCCGGAGCCGTACCCCTAGCCGCCGGAGCCGTACCCCAAGCCGCCGAAGAAGATCTAGATCAGTGGTAAGACGAAGAAGCTTTAGTATATCACCAGTTCGACTAAGACGGTCACGAACACCCTTGAGGAGGCGTTTTAGTAGATCTCCTATTCGCCGAAAACGATCCAGGTCTTCTGAAAGAGGCAGGTCACCACCTAAACGTCTAACAGACTTGGGTAAGTCAgtctcttaatttaaaaaaaaaaagtttggaattgtagaaaactaaaaatcaacttgagcactgttttttttttccccctttatttttttaggttACTGGTTTATAATGTCTTTATCTTGGTTTTTTATTCAGCTTAGATTTTGGCAGGGCAAAGGGCAGTCTGGACTAAATTTTTCACATTTGTGTGGGGAATTCTTGTTTTGGAAACTTAACACTAATGTAAACTGTCAACTTGTTTGTAGTCTTACATCATTAAATACGTCTTGGTAGCTATTTTCAGCAGTGTTGTAAATAGGAGTTTCAGAATTTGggacactgaaaagttaagtgagctaggtaggacttgaactcaggtcatttTGATTCCAGGGCTATCTGGTCTTTTTTCTTAGTGTATTTGTTCTTGAATAGCAGAGACCGTGGAGGgttatttttgtatccttagtactCTAGCAAATTCTTAATCAGTGTTGAACTGAATTTATTCCTGGATCTAATATTTTGATATTCTTTTGGAATAATTAAGAAAAAGCTAACTTGGATGCTTCAGATTTAAAATTTGGAGAGAGGAAGGGTTGGGATGAATTGGCTTTAATGCcaccaaatacacacacatattccaGATGTATATTGGCATAAGATAACCTGGAATGACATTCAGATGTATGTTTTTAATCattctcttatccagtaccatgtAAACTATAAGGCTGACaactattttgaaataatttttgtggggcataataattgcttttatatataaagattttttgtaGGGCCACTTTAGTAGATGGTATCAGTAAAGTTATGTATGACTTGTAAATTTAGACTAAAAGAACCAGACCCATTTTGAACATTCATTATCAGGATAGCTAAAATACTGTCCTTAGTTTTACCCACCGAACAGTTTACACCATGGtatttaaatattgactgatatGTATAAGTGTGGCTGCTTTTTCTATCTCAGTAGTTTGCAGACCTCTAAATCTGGTTGgtagaggaaggaaacaaggaaataaaagaaaacaggtGACCTGAAGGGTGCATATAATTTTCCCCCTTAGAAAACAGATTTCTATAGAAACAAGTTCAGGAACCTTGATGCTTTTGGAAAtctttagaagaataaaaaaactGTTTTGATTGTATAATATGAAAAGTCCACTACTTGTAAATTTTTACTGTCCTTACAGATAAGGCTCAACTACTTGAAATAGCCAAAGCTAATGCAGCTGCCATGTGTGCTAAGGCTGGTGTTCCTTTACCGCCAAACCTAAAACCTGCACCTCCACCAACAGTAGAAGAGAAAGTTGCTAAAAAGTCAGGAGGAGCCACAATAGAAGAGCTCACTGAGGTAAGCTAGTTCAAAATTTGCCTccaattttaaaattgattatttCAGTGATGTTGACTCTGGAGCGTGCCAAAACCCAAATTGCGGGCTGAACTGATAATGGCTGGCACTGAGCAGCCAAAACCCGAAATACAGACATGGCAGCGGCAGAAGCTCCGTTTAGCAGGCCATTATCCGGGATGGCTAAGCTCCGCTAGCTAAAAGTTACTTCCCATTACTTTTGCTTTCCAGTTTTAGAAGCCAAACTGACTGAGGCGCGGGACGTTTCGTTTGAATGGAGGAGGTGTTGAGTGAGCAACACGCAGAAGCGCGCCTACCGTTTCGTTTCCATTCACGACGTGTTCACTGACCGCCACGAGTGTACTACACATACGCAAAGACACAGACAATCTTCAGAAATGATCTTTTGCCACCGGAGCTTGGAAATTAATGAGAATAGCCGGCCATTGCCTGAAAGGAACTTCTTTCGCATCAACATTTCGGGTTTTGGCCGCTCGGTACCAGCCGTTGTCGATAATGGCCGGCCATTATCAGTTCTTCCTGCGGTTCGGGTTTTGGCAGTAACATATATTAAGCATATTTACTGTTTTCATTTGGTCTTTTCAGTTGAGGCttgttttgtgggtttttttttttgagaacgcTGAAATATTGCTGCTAGGATCCAGAAAATACCACATTGTTTCATATGTTGAAACTTGTTATTGGCTAGCCTTATGCCAGCCCTCCACTGTCAATACTTTCTGTTCCTTTTGGTCACAAGCCttatataatttgttcttttggcTAAATGAGCCCCCTTTTGTGATATTTTCAAATTGATAATGGATGTGAAGAATTCTAGTGCTTGTATAGAGAAAACAGAGACAGGTCCATCCAAattttcattgtcattttttaagCCAGGCAACAGAGCCTTTACCTAAC
Protein-coding regions in this window:
- the SON gene encoding protein SON isoform X1 is translated as MATNIEQIFRSFVVSKFREIQQELSSGRVEGQLNGETNPPVEGNQSGDAAACARSLPNEEIVQKIEEVLSGVLDTELRYKPDLKEASRKSRCVSVQTDPTDEIPTKKSKKHKKHKNKKKKKKKEKEKEKKYKRQSEESDSKLKSHHGGNVGLESDSYLKFDSEPSVMGLEHPVRALGLPKPPAVMLKSPTMTLGLNESPAVALEPPTIAVEISEPHTLVALKPTSVGELSELHAALVPEPFTLERPETSVAVTLESSVKQTLESPAVMPVPTTAVVQKLSEAYVTVPSEYNARSVTKHLEIPSSEQSKTTLLEPPASKVLELSETSGVTVSETPAETYPRPRSLIALELPESSVTEVLRLPEQSTTIPLLSMEPPTTTVLELPKPPAISVLEIPGPPTTPVPELPGPPTTPVLELPGPPMTSVPELLRTPTTSVPELPGPPVTSASELTGPPVTSPPELPGPPVTSAPELPGPPVTAPELPGPPMTSVPELPGLPMTLVPEVPGPPVMPVPEAPVPEVLGSPVASVLEFRGPPATPVQVPELPGPPVTLVPELPGPPATLVQVSELPGPSATPVLELSQDLPGLPAPSMVSELPEEVPRQPTMALELPQELPGLPVVTTAMELPGQPVATVALELAEQPVMTTEPEQPTVMPALELPGQPEVTTAAGLPGQPVATIAPELPGQPEVPELRGLPSVTGVSELPGQPSATVAQELPGQSGALGQPVATVALELLGQPVASELSGQPTGAAALELPGQPVATVALEMSSHSVMTSSDLSTMTVSQSMEVPSTTALESYSTVAQELPTTLVGDTSVTVSVDPLMTPESHMLASNTMDSQMLASNTMDSQMLASNTMDSQMLASNTMDSQMLASNTMDSQMLASNSMDSQMLASNSMDSQMLASNSMDSQMLATSTMDSQMLATSTMDSQMLASSTMDSQMLATSTMDSQMLASSTMDAQMLASSTPESSMLGPKSPDPYRLAQDPYRLAQDPYRLGHDPYRLGHDPYRLGQDPYRLGHDPYRLAPDPYRMSPRPYRIAPRPYRIAPRPYRLAPRPLMLASRRSMMMSYAAERSMMSSYAAERSMMSYERSMMSPMAERSMMSAYERSMMSAYERSMMSPMAERSMMSAYERSMMAYERSMMSPMAERSMMSMGADRSMMSSYSDRSMMSSYSDRSMMSSYTADRSMMSMTADSYADSYTDSYTEAYMVPPLPPEEPPTMPPLPPEEPPMTPPLPPEEPPEGPSLPVEQSALPVENTWATAGTALLSEEPALPPEPPVMQTEIPESTMSDYSVGAAEPSVLTSEPAITISEPPPEPESSMTSTSLESHMTQEHAIIGPQAAVLPSGAVSETAIPTAESTESPIVTESVETFEPVLASGPISEQMIFLSEVAVPEPSDMAVSEMAVPEPAEVAVPEPAEAMIPEPAEVAVPGLAEVVVQGPAEVVVQGPAEVAVQGPAEVAVQGSTEVAFQGPEEVTYQGLTEVAFQGSTEMADQGSTEVADQGLTEVTVQGPAEVMFQEPTTVVVQESAMVVPELTAALSEPAMAEVAIPEPTVLEPSATVPEGTLVVPEPIPVMMESTVMTLEPVIKRTDIASSAEPNLSQQLAIQEMSIQSSEESNNEKRQLESHSYESIHHVNIVLDVNSPLITKETEHNTVSATSPVVSEIGMEKFLPGNETDFNTVLTTCSSEANIVETVSTTSSHIHELDVKGTTKEIELYAASVTSSVIKADIEGPLPTQEIEHDMVISTSPSGGSEADIEGPLPANDIHHDILSANNLLSKNDPEASLPVKDSEHDVVIAISHKDGSSEAEKETPLLVKNTEHESVPAANICDLNDADLVRPLLPKDMERVTNFRTDVEGPLSASGVERDIVTTASPVVVSIPERASESSSEEKDDYEIFVKVKDTHDKSKKTKSRDKGDKERKRDSSLRSRSKRSKSSEHKSRRRTSESRSRARKRSSKSKSHRSQTRSRSRSRRRRRSSRSRSKSRGRRSLSKEKRKRSPKHRSKSRERKRKRSSSRDNRKVARARSRTPSRRSRSHTPSRRRRSRSVVRRRSFSISPVRRSRTPSRRSRTPSRRSRTPSRRSRTPSRRRRSRSVVRRRSFSISPVRLRRSRTPLRRRFSRSPIRRKRSRSSERGRSPPKRLTDLDKAQLLEIAKANAAAMCAKAGVPLPPNLKPAPPPTVEEKVAKKSGGATIEELTEKCKQIAQSKEDDDVIVNKPHVSDEEEEERPFYHHPFKLNEPKPIFFNLNIAAAKPTPPKNQVTLTKEFPVSSGSQHRKKEADSVYGEWVPVEKNGEENKDDDNVFSSNLPTEPVDISTAMSERALAQKRLSENAFDLEAMSMLNRAQERIDAWAQLNSIPGQFTGSTGVQVLTQEQLANTGAQAWIKKDQFLRAAPVTGGMGAVLMRKMGWREGEGLGKNKEGNKEPILVDFKTDRKGLVAVGERAQKRSGNFSAAMKDLSGESKHPVSALMEICNKRRWQPPEFLLVHDSGPDHRKHFLFRVLINGSAYQPSFASPNKKHAKATAATVVLQAMGLVPKDLMANATCFRSASRR
- the SON gene encoding protein SON isoform X2, which produces MATNIEQIFRSFVVSKFREIQQELSSGRVEGQLNGETNPPVEGNQSGDAAACARSLPNEEIVQKIEEVLSGVLDTELRYKPDLKEASRKSRCVSVQTDPTDEIPTKKSKKHKKHKNKKKKKKKEKEKEKKYKRQSEESDSKLKSHHGGNVGLESDSYLKFDSEPSVMGLEHPVRALGLPKPPAVMLKSPTMTLGLNESPAVALEPPTIAVEISEPHTLVALKPTSVGELSELHAALVPEPFTLERPETSVAVTLESSVKQTLESPAVMPVPTTAVVQKLSEAYVTVPSEYNARSVTKHLEIPSSEQSKTTLLEPPASKVLELSETSGVTVSETPAETYPRPRSLIALELPESSVTEVLRLPEQSTTIPLLSMEPPTTTVLELPKPPAISVLEIPGPPTTPVPELPGPPTTPVLELPGPPMTSVPELLRTPTTSVPELPGPPVTSASELTGPPVTSPPELPGPPVTSAPELPGPPVTAPELPGPPMTSVPELPGLPMTLVPEVPGPPVMPVPEAPVPEVLGSPVASVLEFRGPPATPVQVPELPGPPVTLVPELPGPPATLVQVSELPGPSATPVLELSQDLPGLPAPSMVSELPEEVPRQPTMALELPQELPGLPVVTTAMELPGQPVATVALELAEQPVMTTEPEQPTVMPALELPGQPEVTTAAGLPGQPVATIAPELPGQPEVPELRGLPSVTGVSELPGQPSATVAQELPGQSGALGQPVATVALELLGQPVASELSGQPTGAAALELPGQPVATVALEMSSHSVMTSSDLSTMTVSQSMEVPSTTALESYSTVAQELPTTLVGDTSVTVSVDPLMTPESHMLASNTMDSQMLASNTMDSQMLASNTMDSQMLASNTMDSQMLASNTMDSQMLASNSMDSQMLASNSMDSQMLASNSMDSQMLATSTMDSQMLATSTMDSQMLASSTMDSQMLATSTMDSQMLASSTMDAQMLASSTPESSMLGPKSPDPYRLAQDPYRLAQDPYRLGHDPYRLGHDPYRLGQDPYRLGHDPYRLAPDPYRMSPRPYRIAPRPYRIAPRPYRLAPRPLMLASRRSMMMSYAAERSMMSSYAAERSMMSYERSMMSPMAERSMMSAYERSMMSAYERSMMSPMAERSMMSAYERSMMAYERSMMSPMAERSMMSMGADRSMMSSYSDRSMMSSYSDRSMMSSYTADRSMMSMTADSYADSYTDSYTEAYMVPPLPPEEPPTMPPLPPEEPPMTPPLPPEEPPEGPSLPVEQSALPVENTWATAGTALLSEEPALPPEPPVMQTEIPESTMSDYSVGAAEPSVLTSEPAITISEPPPEPESSMTSTSLESHMTQEHAIIGPQAAVLPSGAVSETAIPTAESTESPIVTESVETFEPVLASGPISEQMIFLSEVAVPEPSDMAVSEMAVPEPAEVAVPEPAEAMIPEPAEVAVPGLAEVVVQGPAEVVVQGPAEVAVQGPAEVAVQGSTEVAFQGPEEVTYQGLTEVAFQGSTEMADQGSTEVADQGLTEVTVQGPAEVMFQEPTTVVVQESAMVVPELTAALSEPAMAEVAIPEPTVLEPSATVPEGTLVVPEPIPVMMESTVMTLEPVIKRTDIASSAEPNLSQQLAIQEMSIQSSEESNNEKRQLESHSYESIHHVNIVLDVNSPLITKETEHNTVSATSPVVSEIGMEKFLPGNETDFNTVLTTCSSEANIVETVSTTSSHIHELDVKGTTKEIELYAASVTSSVIKADIEGPLPTQEIEHDMVISTSPSGGSEADIEGPLPANDIHHDILSANNLLSKNDPEASLPVKDSEHDVVIAISHKDGSSEAEKETPLLVKNTEHESVPAANICDLNDADLVRPLLPKDMERVTNFRTDVEGPLSASGVERDIVTTASPVVVSIPERASESSSEEKDDYEIFVKVKDTHDKSKKTKSRDKGDKERKRDSSLRSRSKRSKSSEHKSRRRTSESRSRARKRSSKSKSHRSQTRSRSRSRRRRRSSRSRSKSRGRRSLSKEKRKRSPKHRSKSRERKRKRSSSRDNRKVARARSRTPSRRSRSHTPSRRRRSRSVVRRRSFSISPVRRSRTPSRRSRTPSRRSRTPSRRSRTPSRRRRSRSVVRRRSFSISPVRLRRSRTPLRRRFSRSPIRRKRSRSSERGRSPPKRLTDLDKAQLLEIAKANAAAMCAKAGVPLPPNLKPAPPPTVEEKVAKKSGGATIEELTEKCKQIAQSKEDDDVIVNKPHVSDEEEEERPFYHHPFKLNEPKPIFFNLNIAAAKPTPPKNQVTLTKEFPVSSGSQHRKKEADSVYGEWVPVEKNGEENKDDDNVFSSNLPTEPVDISTAMSERALAQKRLSENAFDLEAMSMLNRAQERIDAWAQLNSIPGQFTGSTGVQVLTQEQLANTGAQAWIKKDQFLRAAPVTGGMGAVLMRKMGWREGEGLGKNKEGNKEPILVDFKTDRKGLVAVGERAQKRSGNFSAAMKDLSGKHPVSALMEICNKRRWQPPEFLLVHDSGPDHRKHFLFRVLINGSAYQPSFASPNKKHAKATAATVVLQAMGLVPKDLMANATCFRSASRR
- the SON gene encoding protein SON isoform X3, which produces MATNIEQIFRSFVVSKFREIQQELSSGRVEGQLNGETNPPVEGNQSGDAAACARSLPNEEIVQKIEEVLSGVLDTELRYKPDLKEASRKSRCVSVQTDPTDEIPTKKSKKHKKHKNKKKKKKKEKEKEKKYKRQSEESDSKLKSHHGGNVGLESDSYLKFDSEPSVMGLEHPVRALGLPKPPAVMLKSPTMTLGLNESPAVALEPPTIAVEISEPHTLVALKPTSVGELSELHAALVPEPFTLERPETSVAVTLESSVKQTLESPAVMPVPTTAVVQKLSEAYVTVPSEYNARSVTKHLEIPSSEQSKTTLLEPPASKVLELSETSGVTVSETPAETYPRPRSLIALELPESSVTEVLRLPEQSTTIPLLSMEPPTTTVLELPKPPAISVLEIPGPPTTPVPELPGPPTTPVLELPGPPMTSVPELLRTPTTSVPELPGPPVTSASELTGPPVTSPPELPGPPVTSAPELPGPPVTAPELPGPPMTSVPELPGLPMTLVPEVPGPPVMPVPEAPVPEVLGSPVASVLEFRGPPATPVQVPELPGPPVTLVPELPGPPATLVQVSELPGPSATPVLELSQDLPGLPAPSMVSELPEEVPRQPTMALELPQELPGLPVVTTAMELPGQPVATVALELAEQPVMTTEPEQPTVMPALELPGQPEVTTAAGLPGQPVATIAPELPGQPEVPELRGLPSVTGVSELPGQPSATVAQELPGQSGALGQPVATVALELLGQPVASELSGQPTGAAALELPGQPVATVALEMSSHSVMTSSDLSTMTVSQSMEVPSTTALESYSTVAQELPTTLVGDTSVTVSVDPLMTPESHMLASNTMDSQMLASNTMDSQMLASNTMDSQMLASNTMDSQMLASNTMDSQMLASNSMDSQMLASNSMDSQMLASNSMDSQMLATSTMDSQMLATSTMDSQMLASSTMDSQMLATSTMDSQMLASSTMDAQMLASSTPESSMLGPKSPDPYRLAQDPYRLAQDPYRLGHDPYRLGHDPYRLGQDPYRLGHDPYRLAPDPYRMSPRPYRIAPRPYRIAPRPYRLAPRPLMLASRRSMMMSYAAERSMMSSYAAERSMMSYERSMMSPMAERSMMSAYERSMMSAYERSMMSPMAERSMMSAYERSMMAYERSMMSPMAERSMMSMGADRSMMSSYSDRSMMSSYSDRSMMSSYTADRSMMSMTADSYADSYTDSYTEAYMVPPLPPEEPPTMPPLPPEEPPMTPPLPPEEPPEGPSLPVEQSALPVENTWATAGTALLSEEPALPPEPPVMQTEIPESTMSDYSVGAAEPSVLTSEPAITISEPPPEPESSMTSTSLESHMTQEHAIIGPQAAVLPSGAVSETAIPTAESTESPIVTESVETFEPVLASGPISEQMIFLSEVAVPEPSDMAVSEMAVPEPAEVAVPEPAEAMIPEPAEVAVPGLAEVVVQGPAEVVVQGPAEVAVQGPAEVAVQGSTEVAFQGPEEVTYQGLTEVAFQGSTEMADQGSTEVADQGLTEVTVQGPAEVMFQEPTTVVVQESAMVVPELTAALSEPAMAEVAIPEPTVLEPSATVPEGTLVVPEPIPVMMESTVMTLEPVIKRTDIASSAEPNLSQQLAIQEMSIQSSEESNNEKRQLESHSYESIHHVNIVLDVNSPLITKETEHNTVSATSPVVSEIGMEKFLPGNETDFNTVLTTCSSEANIVETVSTTSSHIHELDVKGTTKEIELYAASVTSSVIKADIEGPLPTQEIEHDMVISTSPSGGSEADIEGPLPANDIHHDILSANNLLSKNDPEASLPVKDSEHDVVIAISHKDGSSEAEKETPLLVKNTEHESVPAANICDLNDADLVRPLLPKDMERVTNFRTDVEGPLSASGVERDIVTTASPVVVSIPERASESSSEEKDDYEIFVKVKDTHDKSKKTKSRDKGDKERKRDSSLRSRSKRSKSSEHKSRRRTSESRSRARKRSSKSKSHRSQTRSRSRSRRRRRSSRSRSKSRGRRSLSKEKRKRSPKHRSKSRERKRKRSSSRDNRKVARARSRTPSRRSRSHTPSRRRRSRSVVRRRSFSISPVRRSRTPSRRSRTPSRRSRTPSRRSRTPSRRRRSRSVVRRRSFSISPVRLRRSRTPLRRRFSRSPIRRKRSRSSERGRSPPKRLTDLDKAQLLEIAKANAAAMCAKAGVPLPPNLKPAPPPTVEEKVAKKSGGATIEELTEKCKQIAQSKEDDDVIVNKPHVSDEEEEERPFYHHPFKLNEPKPIFFNLNIAAAKPTPPKNQVTLTKEFPVSSGSQHRKKEADSVYGEWVPVEKNGEENKDDDNVFSSNLPTEPVDISTAMSERALAQKRLSENAFDLEAMSMLNRAQERIDAWAQLNSIPGQFTGSTGVQVLTQEQLANTGAQAWIKKDQFLRAAPVTGGMGAVLMRKMGWREGEGLGKNKEGNKEPILVDFKTDRKGLVAVGERAQKRSGNFSAAMKDLSGESKHPVSALMEICNKRRWQPPEFLLVHDSGPDHRKHFLFRVLRNGSPYQPNCMFFLNRY